The Dryobates pubescens isolate bDryPub1 chromosome 9, bDryPub1.pri, whole genome shotgun sequence DNA window agtgcagcaggcacagacacaaaaccaaacaattgggtggttgttgttgtttattgttgCCATTTCctgtccttctcttctctcttgccCTTGCCAAGTTCTTCCTCAGCTggacagctcaggctgtgtgtcACCATCCCAGGTGACAGACCCAGACCCGTGGCAGAGCCACTCTGCAGGGCCACAGGCCATTGTCAGGGCCTGGTGCCACCTCAGGGGActggcctggccctggcacCAGGGCATGGTGCTACTCCTGCTGTGGCCCTGacatgcagcaggcacagaggcagcccctgcatgccctgctcagctccttgcACATCCTCCTGAAGAAGCCTGATCAGAATCGACTACAATGGGGCCTGggtggtgccagcagggctctgtccaTCATGCCTGAGGGCTTCCCAGAGCACCTCAGTCAGAGcctcctccacagcctctctcatGACTGACCGGGCCGTGGCAGTCAGAGCTCAGctacagctgctggctgtgccaagctgtggCACAGGTGTCTGCTCTTTGTCTATGTGTGGGGCAGTTGTCTGCTCCACCTCCATCTCTGGGGCggttctctgctccagcttcaacTCTGGGGCAGTTGTCGGCTCCACTTCCATCTCTGGGGCAGGTGTTGTTTCTGGAGGCTTGCTCCTGTTGTTTAAATGGTGACAcattcctgctggtgagggaccTGCTCCACAACCGAGTACTTGGAACCAGTGAACAGGCTTTAGTCCTATTTCCCACGGGAACTTTTTTATTAATAGAGGTACTACAAATATTCTTATTAACCCTTTGCCTATTAAATACTAATAACCACCACACCAccgcagcagctcctcagctagAGTTTGCTCTGCCTTGGCTCCAGCACGATGACTCCCTGCTGCATACAGGTGACAGCCAGGACCCCATCCCTGCGCCACAGCCGTCCCTGCACCAGTGCCTGTGACCCAACTGCGAAGAGGCTCCGTCAGACTGTGCCtgggacaggcagggctggcctcTGCTGTATGGGACCCCAGGGCACGTGGCGAGTACTGACCAAAGCAGGGGCTCTCACACTCGCACAGCATCCGGTGGTCTGATCGGAATGCTGAATGGAACCGCATGGCATGGCTGTCGGACAGAAGGAACTTGGCGTGGTACTGCCGGTGCGGGAGCAGCGCCGTGCCCAGGAAGCCGTAGTCCGACATGTAGGCGGCCACGCAGCAGTGCACCTTCGTATCGGTCTCTCCTGCAGAGAACCGGCACTGCCTGTCCCCAGGGACAAGCCTGTGGCACCAGGCAAGGCCCTGGGAGCTCCATGGATCAGCTGCACCACGGTGCTCTGTCAGCCCCACTCCCCTGGCCATGTCCCCTGGGGAATGCCCACTGTGGCTGAGCACAGGACATGGGCATCCCTTcaagctccagcacccacatcTGTACTTCAGCCTCAGaatcccttggcctctctgcaggccTTGGTGCAGGCAAGCTATAAACTGCAGCCTTCTCATCCCACTCCATCGTGAGCCCAAgcctgtgtgcccagctggccggGCAGCCACACTCACCTATGTGCCCTCGTGCTCgcacccagaggagctgcttcgGTTCCTGTGCCTCCAAGCAGAATGCAGCCGGTGGGCTGACAGGTTTGATCTCCATCGGCACATCTTCTGCTAGGAGCTCGTGGAGGTGTTGCTTGTACTTCTCTGGCAGGTGAGAATCCCTGTAGACCAACACGGAGGTTAATGCCAGGCAGGCCAAGGGCATGTCCTGCTGGCAGTGGCTTTAGAGTGGAGAGCCAGGGCCACACTGAGGGGTCTGTCTTGCGCCAGGCACAGGTCTTACCCTGTCCTGTTCTCAGCTCCTGTTCCAGTCCTATCTGAGGTGTCCTCAGGCAGTCATCCCACTCCCTGTGCCTCCTTAAGCCCCAGCCACAGAGGGTGTCCCCAAGCGTGCCCTCTGACCCCACTCACTGCAGGTACTTCTCTGTGAGCTCCTCTTGTGTCAGCAGGTGCTCAGGGGGTGGTACTGCAGGCATGGtggcctgctggtgctgcacctGACTCTCCTGGGAAGGCCAGAAGGAGGCCTGGCAGGTGAAGATTGCCTCCCCGTGCTGGATGGCTTTTACGGAGCAGACAGAGTAGCTCTTTCCTGTACGGGTCCGTTCCACCTGGTACAGCACCGgccccccagggacccctgGCACAGCGGAGGGACATTCTGTTGTTGGGCAACCGCGCACCAGAGAGGGGACCTGATCTACAGAGGCTGAGCACTGGGGCCAgaggggctgagctggcagtgccacccacacaccctttctgctgtgctggagccaggatgGGGGCACCTCCTCAACCATGGGGCTCAGCCCCggcttcccagcccctctgctacTGAATTGGGTGCCTGGCACCAGTCCTACCGTAACTCACCCTCTCCCCGACACCCCTGCACCTCGTTTCCCACCCCACAGCCATCTCTCAGCCCCGGGCACACCCCAACTCCGCCATCAGCCCCTCTACTACCTGCCCGTCCCCTGGATCCCCGCGGTTCCCCGGTGCTCTGAGAGGGCAGCTTGCTCACCAAACCCTTTTGCATCTTGAGGTGGGAGAGCTTGGCCAGACAAGACACAGCAGCTTTGGACTGTGTGGGTTTGTTCCCCAATGCCCAGGAAgctgtggctcagctgtgtgtgtctgccaaggagagctgcccagggctttcCTTGGGTCTATGCAAGTCCTGGTGCTTGCAAAGGCTGAACAGCTCAGGGTGTGAGGGGATTAGAGCTGAAGGAGTTTTCaggtgctctgccctgctgagcctgatCAGCGGTGTCCAGCTAAGATCTCCCTCAGGGAATGCTTTCCCTTGGGGAAACCACTTGCCAGCCAGTGGGTAGCAAgagaaaatgccctgcaggcctggctgtgcctgctgcatgtgagggggagagggcagaaggagctgaggctggcaaAGGAAgtgagtgctgggggtgcagctgtCCCCGAgatggcagcagagagggagcagcagggaagagggcagccaaggggctgaggagcagccggggcgctgctggagggcaggcagggacagaggtTGTgcttggaagcagcagcagcagcagagagccctgagcgtccctgcccagccctgctcacacgcagcctgctccactgcggcctgcagggctctggcttGCTAGGGACACCCAGCTGGGGCCTGCTCCCTGACCTCACAGGGCCAGGGCAGCATCTCCTGGGTGACGTCAccagggggttggggggtggccATCGGTGACGTCACGGTGCGGGGGCGGGGTCATGTCCCTTGGGTGAGGTCACAATGCCCCCAGGGATGGGTATAGAACCGGGCTGcactctgccccagccagctttggctctcagcctggctcggGGGCTCTGCGAGAGACCCCTTGGGTAGTGCGAAGGGAACGCCGACAGGAGAGGACTTCTCTGTGGGACTGgagcctgagcagcaggcagcactcacgGGAGAAGGACACAGATCCTGTCACAGGGTCCTGAGCGCTTGGCAGGCTTGCAGCTGTCCCACAGCCAGCGGtgagcagcagcccaaggtccCTGCTTTGCTTGGGCCGCTCCTGTCCAGCCGCCATGCTCGTGGCACTGgcggtgaccctgctgtgggcagcagtcaACTGTGCCCTATGGATGACAGAGGTGGGTGAGCCACTGCCtggcactgtgccctggggccctgctgtcccctggaggggctggcagggtgagCTCAGGGTGGGAAAAGGGGGTGGCAGAGTCGTGGGAATCTGCTGAACAGGGAGGTGCAGGAGGGACCCTGGCAGCAAGTCTGCAGCACCAGAGCTGATTCTCCATCATCTGCCTGCCATGAGCAGCTTCatcctccccatccccatcctccctgccccattcctgtcccagaagcagcagctatcatcaggtgctgcaggcaggaactTGCTGGAGGGACCCAGGGGACCTTTACAGAAtcttcctttccctgcaggAGGCAGAACTGGCCCTGACTGAGGGCACGAGAGACGACCCTGCGAGTGCCACAGGTTGTGAgggggcagccctggaggaagagcctctctcttctgtgccagcagaggaggagggggctgcaTCTGCAGAGCTTGGCCCCCAAATGGATGTGgatcaggcagcagccccagaaacGGGCATGGATCAGGCAGCTGCTACAGAGGAGGTCATGGAGGTGAAACCTGCCCCAGCCGTGGATGTGGAGCTGAGTCCTGTGGCACAGCTTGGCACGGCCAgcggctgcagctcagctctaaTGGCTACAGCCCAGTggctggtggcagaggctgtggaggaggCAGTGCCTGAGGTGCTGTGGGAAGGCCTCAGGCAtgaagggcagagggcagctggcagcagccaggccccgGCTCGCCGCCGCTTCGGGTCAGGCTTCTTGCGCAGGCTGCgcaaggggctgagcagggcacgCAAGAGcttcctctgtgcctgctgcatccCCACGGCACAGGAGGACTAGCAccgtgccctgctgccagggccaggcccagggatgGACGTGGAACTGACACCTGCGTGGCTTTGCCACTGGAGTGGGCAGACTCCTGGGATGGTCACAGCGAAGCggagctgcccagaggagcacaaaagagcttggcaacaaaaaagcaaaggtgaaagaacaacaataaacaacaacaaccaccaccagccAGTCCTTTGGGTTtgtgtctgtgcctgctgcacttCAGGGCAAGAGGGTGGAAGAAGAGGGCAATAGGAGGGGGACAgagtgctgggggggcagctgtGCCATCACAGCTGGCCCCGAGATGGCAGCTGGCTCTGAGCCTTGCCCGGTGGCAGCTCAGGGCCCCGGGGCAGCTGAGGGGccagtgccagctctggggctggagccagctgaggGGCCAGGCATGGCCCTGTACATCTGTCCTGGAGGACGTGAAGGAGCTGTTCAACTCCCGGGTGTCCATCGGCTCCAAGGGCCTAGCAGCTGGAAGGCTCCGCAAGAGAAGCCCCAGAGATGTGTTCGGTTCCATGCCTGTACAGGGGCCTCGCCCCAGGCACCCCCCCAGGCCAGgggcactctgagctgggttagcaactggctggagggctgagcccagagagtggtggtgaatagtgccacatccagctggcagccaggcactagtagtgtcccccagggatcagtgctgggccccatcctgttcaatatctttattgatgatctggatgagaggattgagtccatcatcagtaaatttgcagatgacaccaagctgcaaTTGCTTCTAACTGACTAGGTCTTGcagaagttaatgctgggggaaaaacttcaacccaccacagatatAATGGAGGTCATTAGTAAAGCAGTTCTATTACAGCTCAGCATGTAGAGCATTAGCAAGCAGTTTAAGGCATGATAGACTCAGCTAATTTTCGTTTCTGtcaataggatagaatagaatagaatagaatagaatagaatagaatagaatagaatagaattaaccaggttggaaaagaccctcaagatcatcaagtccaatctatcacccaccaccatctgatcaactaaaccatggcaccaagtgcctcatccaggctcttcctgaacacctccagtgatggtgactctaccacctccctgggcagcacatcccgacagccaatctctcttgctgggaagaacttcttcctaacatccagcctaaacctcccctggcacagcttgagactgtgtcctcttgttctggtactgcttgcctgggagaagagaccaacccccacctggctacaacctcccttcagggagttatagagagcagtGAGTGCCCAGTATTGGAAGTAAGGCCCTTACAATGAACTCCTTACACCTGCATAGTTAGATCATATGGAGTATATAATGCATTTACTGCATCATGTACTGCAGTAATTCATACAACATTATTGGTGAGGGGGATGTACAGGAAGTTTCAAGTCTTTcagtcataggatcacaggatgttaggggtgggaagggacctccagagatcgtgaagtccaacccctctgccagagcaggaccatagaatccagcacaggtcacacaggaacacatcctgatggagcctgaaagtctccagagagggagactccacagtctccctgggcagcctgttccagggctctgtgaccctcacagttatcgtggtttaggctgggtgctggcccagatgccactgcgcaggccacacctgggaggtcccaaggggtgggcccagcccagggggtggtcacagggaccaggtattccattcccataatgccctgctcccctataaaaaggccatgcggggtcttcacttcctctttcgacccctgctgctgcctaggtaaaatggcgtgagccgcctcccttgggcctgctcaggcccaaggctgggttgggggggggaagaaagagccctgggaggggggtttgggtgtacccccaggtggggatgggatgttcttgggtatgttctgggatctctctctttgtcatggtgcttgtgggtctctgtaaaactttcattgttgtttgttattgtttttcctatttaaactttcatcacttttgcaatccgtttgtctgagtcgttatttctgcctgtggtggggaggggacctgccccaacccattacattttggcgcccaacgtggggctcgactgcagctcggattgcaaaagatggagagtttaaatttagttctgggcgtcggcttgggtttgggaagttggggctcaggttttgtgttaccggggcgactgtgtgaactcctgtggactgcagaaggatagctggtgcgtggctaatggcatggaagtccctcctgttgcttgggaacagcgaggggtggttctttctgtgactttctgcccagggtagcttaagaatgctcgagtagcctaagaaggcgagacctgccttctcctcgttctctgcggagtggcagggagcagaggaggggcagcggcaggcagagtgtggtcggcccgcggccgctgcggggagcggacacccgcggcgagcgggcaagcgactgctggaggtgactcggactctgcatcgcggcgacagagacggcgggggccgggccgggccgcgttcaagcggcggcggcggcaccgcccgagctgggctgcgttcaggcggcggcggcagctgtaaatctttccctggtgttttcggacatgttctgaaaacggcgccgagcacctggctccgcctcctctcttctcagcgagctgtgctgcagccgccccctccgggggagggctgtgaaccgGATGCGGTGATGCCTCGGTATGTGAACGCCCCGTGGGGGGGCGATGTGCCTGcgatgtgcattggtgtagctttggactggccagaagctgtcggttgtggttccctggagggatggaaaaggCGGTCTTGGAGCCTGATTGCTCCGaccggcttgccccaggggtggaaaaagccgctgagaaactgtaaatgcagataaagtcttggctgagaagttgtgaggtgtttccaggtgaccaggatgtcccaaggagtccacaaggaattcacactgcaggagaaggactgcgtcgctgagAGGTTCCATCAcaggaggaagaacaactggaatggactgatgcttgagcctgaatgagagactgtgtggaaggacgCCCAGAAGAAGACATGGACTGTTGCTACACATGTCATAAGAAGAGTTCTAATTTGATGGTATgttctgggtgcagggattaaggtatggaataaggggtggtctgtggtggtttaggctgggtgctggcccagatgccactgcgcaggccacacctgggaggtcccaaggggtgggcccagcccagggggtggtcacagggaccaggtattccattcccatgaTGCCTTgcacccctataaaaaggccatgcggggtcttcacttcctctttcgacccctgctgctgcctaggtaaaatggcgtgagccgcctcccttgggcctgctcaggcccaaggctgggttgggggggggaagaaagagccctggggggggggtttgggtgtacccccaggtggggatgggatgtttttgggtatgttctgggatctctctctttgtcatggtgcttgtgggtctctgtaaaactttcattgttgtttgttattgtttttcctatttaaactttcatcacttttgcaatccgtttgcctgagtcgttatttctgtctgtggtgggaggggacctgccccaacccattacaacagtgaagaagttcctcctcgtgttgaggtgaaaccttctgtgctggagtttccatccattgctccttgtcctatcccagggtgcaactgagcagagcctgtcccctccctcctgacccccagccctcaaatACTGATagtcattgatcagatcccctctcagtcttctctcctccagactgaacagccccagggctctcagcctctcctcatagggcagtgctccagccccttcatcatcctggtagctctcctctggactctctccctgtccctcttgaactggggagcgcaaaaaacagtgataaaaaacccaacccaagctTGTGTCGAGGGCTGATTCTCGACAGATGGCAGcgaggaagctgctctgctgcgtACGAAACCCTGACCCGGCATCCCGTCCTCTCCGAATGGTTTAGCACCGGGGCCCCCACGACCATGCGGTACGAGACGGGGGCGAGGCGGCGCCGCATCTCTCCGCCCCTCCGCTTCCCGGCACCGAGCGGCGTTCCCCGCTACCGGGAGTCCCCCGAGGCGCCGTGGGCGCTGCGGTGTCCTACGCCTAGGCGGAGTCTGGCAGAGAGGCGTTCGGTGGAGATGCCGCAGACGGGAGCCTGGTGCCAGCGGCGGCGCAGCCAGGCGCACGCCGCAGGTCTCAGCCTGCGCTTCCTCTCGCACCGAGCAGGGTTAGTACTGcaaccacacagcagcagcagggtaaaACTAACCTGTCTGCGACGGTC harbors:
- the LOC104303686 gene encoding acyl-coenzyme A thioesterase 8, translated to MAAGQERPKQSRDLGLLLTAGCGTAASLPSAQDPVTGSVSFSRVPGGPVLYQVERTRTGKSYSVCSVKAIQHGEAIFTCQASFWPSQESQVQHQQATMPAVPPPEHLLTQEELTEKYLQDSHLPEKYKQHLHELLAEDVPMEIKPVSPPAAFCLEAQEPKQLLWVRARGHIGETDTKVHCCVAAYMSDYGFLGTALLPHRQYHAKFLLSDSHAMRFHSAFRSDHRMLCECESPCFVGSQALVQGRLWRRDGVLAVTCMQQGVIVLEPRQSKL